From one Nothobranchius furzeri strain GRZ-AD chromosome 2, NfurGRZ-RIMD1, whole genome shotgun sequence genomic stretch:
- the col4a5 gene encoding collagen alpha-5(IV) chain isoform X2: MRQGSKLLETLFVGLLLMSVAVQRSDSAACHGCAGSKCDCSGVKGAKGERGLPGLTGQPGVPGFPGPEGPIGPRGEKGSDGPLGPGGPKGIRGPPGMPGFPGLPGQPGLPGQDGPPGPRGVPGCNGTKGERGFPGNPGIPGQQGLLGPPGLPGPKGDPGDVISTNRFGEKGAVGLPGLPGSPGRPGPSGLQGPIGPPGPPGFTGRPGPPGPPGPKGNMGLKFEGPKGEKGEPGLQGPPGPPGGSGSEQKKPQETEIQRGEKGNTGPPGPPGDPGFPGPPGPYNGQKGEKGEPGEQGKRGKPGKDGDVGPPGAPGIKGDLGLPGLPGRDGDRGQKGDQGYPGPPGVVIGPMKGGVVGPKGDAGFPGSPGPKGESGPPGLTGPPGAPGLPGVGGSGQPGPPGFPGDKGQKGDPGTAAISYPGPPGQDGFPGLPGVPGPPGPPGASSSGQNCIPGEPGPPGLQGETGYPGEQGQKGQKGETCVNCFSEGISTPGPPGPPGPPGFPGNNGPQGIKGDRGLPGTPGFPGPSGQPGPQGLPGLSGEKGDPGDALTLPGLRGEKGDTGFPGPPGLPGLDGRPGRDGPTGPPGPKGAPGSLLIKGERGSPGEPGFPGIPGDRGPQGPPGFGPPGPSGEKGVQGISGIPGAPGAPGPKGEPGLTITEKGLPGPRGLDGAPGQPGGPGSPGQPGQPGLPGLPGQKGDIGSPGIGLPGPSGSKGFPGIPGQPGAPGGPGRPGIDGLPGPQGFPGPKGEPGFGLPGPPGLPGQPGPKGFTGPKGDTGFPGNPGSPGRSGFDGSPGSKGEPGTPGLPGARGQPGLPGIGLPGPAGPPGPPGSVGPPGYPGANGAKGDPGPPGLDIPGLPGDRGNPGFPGLPGPIGVPGPPGGPGRDGAPGFPGQKGDMGPMGSPGPPGGPGLPGGPGPQGLKGEPGFPGRDGGPGAPGIKGEKGEAGLRGPPGIASLETKGTKGDTGPPGLPGSSGPKGIPGLPGDSGIPGADGRPGVPGPPGPKGEPGIPGGPGSPGIPGLKGNMGDMGIPGPPGPKGTLGSVGRPGTPGQPGIPGLQGPKGEPGSAGLGPPGLKGQKGESGQPGFPGNQGLKGNPGQPGLPGLPGIPGEKGDLGHPGFQGPPGLPGPKGLDGGPGAPGLMGAPGRPGEPGRAGPPGLLGEKGQPGRDGIPGPAGVKGEPGLPGFGGPGPSGLPGPPGAKGDIGPPGPAGSPGFPGPKGDNGQPGGPGLPGITGPPGPSGQPLQGPKGGQGPPGPPGRSGSSGQMNGIQTSLARLSQRHRV, translated from the exons GGTGAGAGGGGTCTACCGGGTCTCACCGGCCAGCCGGGTGTCCCAGGGTTCCCCGGACCTGAAGGACCTATCGGACCCAGAGGAGAGAAG GGAAGTGATGGACCTCTTGGACCGGGGGGTCCAAAAGGAATACGA GGTCCTCCAGGAATGCCAGGATTCCCAGGACTACCAGGACAACCT GGTCTCCCAGGACAAGACGGGCCTCCGGGCCCAAGAGGAGTGCCGGGTTGTAACGGGACAAAG GGTGAAAGAGGATTCCCAGGAAATCCAGGAATTCCAGGACAGCAAGGATTGTTG GGTCCACCTGGTCTTCCAGGACCAAAG GGTGACCCAGGTGATGTGATTTCCACCAATCGTTTTGGAGAGAAAGGAGCGGTAGGGTTACCTGGATTACCGGGGTCACCG GGTCGTCCTGGACCTTCAGGTTTACAAGGACCGATCGGCCCTCCAGGCCCCCCAGGCTTCACG GGTCGTCcaggtcctcccggaccacctggGCCTAAG GGAAACATGGGGTTGAAATTTGAAGGACCCAAAGGAGAGAAG GGAGAGCCAGGCTTACAAGGACCTCCTGGTCCTCCAGGTGGTTCTGGATCAGAACAAAAGAAACCACAAGAGACAGAGATTCAAAGAGGGGAAAAG GGTAACACGGGACCACCTGGTCCTCCAGGTGACCCCGGATTTCCAGGTCCACCT GGTCCTTATAATGGACAGaagggagagaagggagaaccagGAGAGCAAGGCAAGCGA GGAAAGCCAGGCAAAGATGGGGATGTGGGACCTCCTGGAGCACCG GGAATCAAAGGGGATCTGGGTCTACCCGGTCTTCCAGGCAGGGATGGAGATAGG GGTCAAAAAGGTGACCAAGGATACCCTGGTCCTCCAGGAGTG GTGATTGGTCCGATGAAAGGAGGTGTTGTTGGTCCCAAGGGTGATGCTGGGTTTCCTGGATCTCCTGGCCCCAAAGGAGAATCAGGACCACCag GTTTGACAGGACCCCCAGGAGCACCAGGACTTCCAGGTGTAGGTGGCAGTGGACAACCTGGGCCTCCAGGTTTCCCAGGTGATAAGGGTCAGAAAGGAGATCCCGGGACAGCAGCAATCTCTTATCCGGGTCCTCCTGGACAGGATGGATTCCCGGGACTTCCTGGAGTACCGGGGCCCCCTGGACCTCCAGGCGCTTCTAGCTCAGGACAAAACTGCATCCCTGGGGAGCCGGGGCCTCCTGGGCTCCAGGGTGAAACAGGTTACCCGGGAGAGCAGGGCCAGAAAG GTCAAAAAGGAGAGACGTGTGTGAACTGCTTCAGTGAAGGCATTTCCACACCTGGACCCCCAGGACCTCCAGGGCCGCCTGGATTTCCTG GAAATAATGGCCCACAAGGGATCAAGGGAGACAGAGGATTACCGGGAACACCTGGTTTTCCCGGACCTTCT GGTCAGCCTGGTCCTCAAGGTTTACCAGGCCTTTCTGGGGAGAAAGGTGACCCAGGTGATGCTCTTACACTTCCTGGTCTGAGAGGAGAGAAGGGTGACACTGGCTTCCCCGGACCACCAGGTCTGCCGGGCTTGGATGGTCGACCTGGTCGTGATGGGCCAACCGGACCGCCTGGTCCCAAGGGAGCTCCT GGTTCTTTACTAATAAAAGGAGAACGAGGGTCTCCTGGTGAGCCAGGTTTCCCTGGTATTCCTGGAGACAGAGGCCCCCAAGGCCCTCCTGGCTTTGGACCTCCAGGACCATCAGGGGAAAAGGGTGTTCAAGGCATCTCAGGAATACCTGGAGCTCCTGGTGCACCAG GTCCTAAAGGTGAACCAGGTCTAACAATAACAGAGAAAGGTCTACCAGGACCAAGAGGATTGGATGGCGCACCAGGACAGCCTGGTGGACCAG GTTCCCCAGGTCAGCCCGGTCAGCCTGGTTTACCAGGTTTACCAGGACAAAAGGGTGATATTGGATCACCGGGAATTGGACTCCCGGGTCCTTCTGGATCCAAAG GATTCCCAGGTATTCCTGGCCAGCCAGGAGCACCTGGAGGTCCAGGGAGACCAGGAATTGATGGTCTCCCTGGCCCACAAGGATTTCCTGGACCCAAG GGTGAACCTGGATTTGGACTTCCTGGTCCCCCAGGCTTACCAGGACAACCTGGACCTAAGGGTTTCACAGGACCAAAGGGAGATACTGGTTTCCCAGGCAATCCTGGTTCACCAGGGCGATCTGGTTTTGATGGATCTCCAGGATCAAAGG GTGAACCTGGTACACCTGGTTTGCCAGGTGCACGTGGGCAACCTGGACTACCTGGCATTGGCTTACCAGGACCTGCAGGTCCTCCTGGACCACCAGGATCtgtaggaccaccag GTTACCCAGGAGCAAATGGAGCAAAAGGAGATCCTGGCCCTCCAGGTCTAGACATTCCAGGTTTACCAGGAGACAGAGGAAATCCGGGTTTCCCAGGGCTGCCTGGACCAATAGGAGTCCCGGGACCCCCTGGAGGACCGGGACGGGATGGAGCACCTGGATTCCCTG GTCAGAAAGGTGACATGGGTCCCATGGGATCTCCAGGACCTCCTGGGGGACCTGGTTTACCGGGTGGGCCAGGGCCTCAAGGGCTTAAAG GTGAACCTGGATTCCCAGGTAGAGATGGTGGACCAGGTGCTCCTGGTATtaaaggagagaagggagaagccGGTCTGCGTGGACCCCCAGGAATTGCCTCTCTTGAAACAAAAGGAACCAAAGGCGATACTGGACCACCAG GGTTACCTGGGTCTTCAGGACCAAAAGGTATCCCTGGTCTCCCTGGAGACTCTGGAATACCAGGAGCAGATGGTCGCCCTGGTGTTCCTGGACCACCAG gTCCCAAAGGGGAACCTGGCATCCCAGGTGGTCCAGGGTCTCCTGGAATTCCAGGATTAAAAGGCAATATGGGAGATATGGGAATTCCAG GACCTCCAGGGCCAAAAGGCACATTGGGTAGTGTAGGTAGGCCAGGAACCCCAGGTCAGCCGGGAATtccaggcctccaagggcccaaaGGTGAACCAGGTTCAGCTGGCCTTGGACCACCAGGACTTAAGGGTCAAAAG GGTGAGTCAGGTCAGCCAGGATTCCCAGGAAATCAAGGACTTAAAGGAAACCCAGGACAACCTGGTCTACCAGGTTTACCAGGAATACCCGGGGAAAAGGGTGATCTTGGCCATCCAGGATTCCAAG GTCCCCCTGGTCTTCCCGGTCCTAAGGGTCTTGATGGAGGACCTGGTGCCCCAGGCCTCATGGGAGCTCCAGGTAGACCAGGGGAACCTGGTAGAGCAGGGCCACCTGGACTACTTGGAGAGAAGGGTCAGCCAGGTCGAGATGGAATCCCAGGACCAGCCGGAGTTAAAGGAGAACCAG GGCTTCCAGGTTTTGGTGGTCCTGGTCCTTCAGGTCTTCCAGGGCCACCAG GTGCTAAAGGAGACATAGGCCCCCCAGGTCCTGCTGGTAGTCCAGGTTTTCCTGGTCCTAAAGGAGACAACGGCCAGCCCGGTGGCCCAGGTCTTCCAGGTATTACTGGCCCCCCAGGGCCTTCAGGACAACCTCTGCAAGGTCCAAAAGGAGGCCAAGGACCTCCTGGACCACCTGGAAGATCAG GCTCATCAGGTCAGATGAACGGCATTCAGACCTCTCTTGCACGTCTCTCACAGCGACACCGAGTTTAA
- the col4a5 gene encoding collagen alpha-5(IV) chain isoform X1 yields MRQGSKLLETLFVGLLLMSVAVQRSDSAACHGCAGSKCDCSGVKGAKGERGLPGLTGQPGVPGFPGPEGPIGPRGEKGSDGPLGPGGPKGIRGPPGMPGFPGLPGQPGLPGQDGPPGPRGVPGCNGTKGERGFPGNPGIPGQQGLLGPPGLPGPKGDPGDVISTNRFGEKGAVGLPGLPGSPGRPGPSGLQGPIGPPGPPGFTGRPGPPGPPGPKGNMGLKFEGPKGEKGEPGLQGPPGPPGGSGSEQKKPQETEIQRGEKGNTGPPGPPGDPGFPGPPGPYNGQKGEKGEPGEQGKRGKPGKDGDVGPPGAPGIKGDLGLPGLPGRDGDRGQKGDQGYPGPPGVVIGPMKGGVVGPKGDAGFPGSPGPKGESGPPGLTGPPGAPGLPGVGGSGQPGPPGFPGDKGQKGDPGTAAISYPGPPGQDGFPGLPGVPGPPGPPGASSSGQNCIPGEPGPPGLQGETGYPGEQGQKGQKGETCVNCFSEGISTPGPPGPPGPPGFPGNNGPQGIKGDRGLPGTPGFPGPSGQPGPQGLPGLSGEKGDPGDALTLPGLRGEKGDTGFPGPPGLPGLDGRPGRDGPTGPPGPKGAPGSLLIKGERGSPGEPGFPGIPGDRGPQGPPGFGPPGPSGEKGVQGISGIPGAPGAPGPKGEPGLTITEKGLPGPRGLDGAPGQPGGPGSPGQPGQPGLPGLPGQKGDIGSPGIGLPGPSGSKGFPGIPGQPGAPGGPGRPGIDGLPGPQGFPGPKGEPGFGLPGPPGLPGQPGPKGFTGPKGDTGFPGNPGSPGRSGFDGSPGSKGEPGTPGLPGARGQPGLPGIGLPGPAGPPGPPGSVGPPGYPGANGAKGDPGPPGLDIPGLPGDRGNPGFPGLPGPIGVPGPPGGPGRDGAPGFPGQKGDMGPMGSPGPPGGPGLPGGPGPQGLKGEPGFPGRDGGPGAPGIKGEKGEAGLRGPPGIASLETKGTKGDTGPPGLPGSSGPKGIPGLPGDSGIPGADGRPGVPGPPGPKGEPGIPGGPGSPGIPGLKGNMGDMGIPGPPGPKGTLGSVGRPGTPGQPGIPGLQGPKGEPGSAGLGPPGLKGQKGESGQPGFPGNQGLKGNPGQPGLPGLPGIPGEKGDLGHPGFQGPPGLPGPKGLDGGPGAPGLMGAPGRPGEPGRAGPPGLLGEKGQPGRDGIPGPAGVKGEPGLPGFGGPGPSGLPGPPGAKGDIGPPGPAGSPGFPGPKGDNGQPGGPGLPGITGPPGPSGQPLQGPKGGQGPPGPPGRSGPPGPEGPRGLPGNGGVKGEKGNPGAPGQPGFPGQKGDSGFQGPPGNPGNPGVPGIKGDNGLPGIPGFPGLKGEPGLPGPSGLTGDPGNIGQPGLPGDPAIAPPSLRVKGERGPPGPAGVPGPPGPRGPPGSGGQSGPPGESGDPGSPGATGFNGPPGRKGDTGPTGPPGQRGDIGPRGSDGPQGPPGPPGSVSASHGFLITRHSQTDELPSCPTGTSSIYEGYSLLYVQGNERAHGQDLGTAGSCLSRFSPMPFMFCNINNVCSFASRNDYSYWLSTPKPMPMSMEAITGVSIEPYISRCRVCEAPAMVIAVHSQTIQIPTCPENWEPLWIGYSFMMHTSAGAEGSGQALASPGSCLEEFRSTPFIECHGRGSCNYFSNSYSFWLATVERSEMFRKPQSETLKAGNLRSRISRCVVCMKRT; encoded by the exons GGTGAGAGGGGTCTACCGGGTCTCACCGGCCAGCCGGGTGTCCCAGGGTTCCCCGGACCTGAAGGACCTATCGGACCCAGAGGAGAGAAG GGAAGTGATGGACCTCTTGGACCGGGGGGTCCAAAAGGAATACGA GGTCCTCCAGGAATGCCAGGATTCCCAGGACTACCAGGACAACCT GGTCTCCCAGGACAAGACGGGCCTCCGGGCCCAAGAGGAGTGCCGGGTTGTAACGGGACAAAG GGTGAAAGAGGATTCCCAGGAAATCCAGGAATTCCAGGACAGCAAGGATTGTTG GGTCCACCTGGTCTTCCAGGACCAAAG GGTGACCCAGGTGATGTGATTTCCACCAATCGTTTTGGAGAGAAAGGAGCGGTAGGGTTACCTGGATTACCGGGGTCACCG GGTCGTCCTGGACCTTCAGGTTTACAAGGACCGATCGGCCCTCCAGGCCCCCCAGGCTTCACG GGTCGTCcaggtcctcccggaccacctggGCCTAAG GGAAACATGGGGTTGAAATTTGAAGGACCCAAAGGAGAGAAG GGAGAGCCAGGCTTACAAGGACCTCCTGGTCCTCCAGGTGGTTCTGGATCAGAACAAAAGAAACCACAAGAGACAGAGATTCAAAGAGGGGAAAAG GGTAACACGGGACCACCTGGTCCTCCAGGTGACCCCGGATTTCCAGGTCCACCT GGTCCTTATAATGGACAGaagggagagaagggagaaccagGAGAGCAAGGCAAGCGA GGAAAGCCAGGCAAAGATGGGGATGTGGGACCTCCTGGAGCACCG GGAATCAAAGGGGATCTGGGTCTACCCGGTCTTCCAGGCAGGGATGGAGATAGG GGTCAAAAAGGTGACCAAGGATACCCTGGTCCTCCAGGAGTG GTGATTGGTCCGATGAAAGGAGGTGTTGTTGGTCCCAAGGGTGATGCTGGGTTTCCTGGATCTCCTGGCCCCAAAGGAGAATCAGGACCACCag GTTTGACAGGACCCCCAGGAGCACCAGGACTTCCAGGTGTAGGTGGCAGTGGACAACCTGGGCCTCCAGGTTTCCCAGGTGATAAGGGTCAGAAAGGAGATCCCGGGACAGCAGCAATCTCTTATCCGGGTCCTCCTGGACAGGATGGATTCCCGGGACTTCCTGGAGTACCGGGGCCCCCTGGACCTCCAGGCGCTTCTAGCTCAGGACAAAACTGCATCCCTGGGGAGCCGGGGCCTCCTGGGCTCCAGGGTGAAACAGGTTACCCGGGAGAGCAGGGCCAGAAAG GTCAAAAAGGAGAGACGTGTGTGAACTGCTTCAGTGAAGGCATTTCCACACCTGGACCCCCAGGACCTCCAGGGCCGCCTGGATTTCCTG GAAATAATGGCCCACAAGGGATCAAGGGAGACAGAGGATTACCGGGAACACCTGGTTTTCCCGGACCTTCT GGTCAGCCTGGTCCTCAAGGTTTACCAGGCCTTTCTGGGGAGAAAGGTGACCCAGGTGATGCTCTTACACTTCCTGGTCTGAGAGGAGAGAAGGGTGACACTGGCTTCCCCGGACCACCAGGTCTGCCGGGCTTGGATGGTCGACCTGGTCGTGATGGGCCAACCGGACCGCCTGGTCCCAAGGGAGCTCCT GGTTCTTTACTAATAAAAGGAGAACGAGGGTCTCCTGGTGAGCCAGGTTTCCCTGGTATTCCTGGAGACAGAGGCCCCCAAGGCCCTCCTGGCTTTGGACCTCCAGGACCATCAGGGGAAAAGGGTGTTCAAGGCATCTCAGGAATACCTGGAGCTCCTGGTGCACCAG GTCCTAAAGGTGAACCAGGTCTAACAATAACAGAGAAAGGTCTACCAGGACCAAGAGGATTGGATGGCGCACCAGGACAGCCTGGTGGACCAG GTTCCCCAGGTCAGCCCGGTCAGCCTGGTTTACCAGGTTTACCAGGACAAAAGGGTGATATTGGATCACCGGGAATTGGACTCCCGGGTCCTTCTGGATCCAAAG GATTCCCAGGTATTCCTGGCCAGCCAGGAGCACCTGGAGGTCCAGGGAGACCAGGAATTGATGGTCTCCCTGGCCCACAAGGATTTCCTGGACCCAAG GGTGAACCTGGATTTGGACTTCCTGGTCCCCCAGGCTTACCAGGACAACCTGGACCTAAGGGTTTCACAGGACCAAAGGGAGATACTGGTTTCCCAGGCAATCCTGGTTCACCAGGGCGATCTGGTTTTGATGGATCTCCAGGATCAAAGG GTGAACCTGGTACACCTGGTTTGCCAGGTGCACGTGGGCAACCTGGACTACCTGGCATTGGCTTACCAGGACCTGCAGGTCCTCCTGGACCACCAGGATCtgtaggaccaccag GTTACCCAGGAGCAAATGGAGCAAAAGGAGATCCTGGCCCTCCAGGTCTAGACATTCCAGGTTTACCAGGAGACAGAGGAAATCCGGGTTTCCCAGGGCTGCCTGGACCAATAGGAGTCCCGGGACCCCCTGGAGGACCGGGACGGGATGGAGCACCTGGATTCCCTG GTCAGAAAGGTGACATGGGTCCCATGGGATCTCCAGGACCTCCTGGGGGACCTGGTTTACCGGGTGGGCCAGGGCCTCAAGGGCTTAAAG GTGAACCTGGATTCCCAGGTAGAGATGGTGGACCAGGTGCTCCTGGTATtaaaggagagaagggagaagccGGTCTGCGTGGACCCCCAGGAATTGCCTCTCTTGAAACAAAAGGAACCAAAGGCGATACTGGACCACCAG GGTTACCTGGGTCTTCAGGACCAAAAGGTATCCCTGGTCTCCCTGGAGACTCTGGAATACCAGGAGCAGATGGTCGCCCTGGTGTTCCTGGACCACCAG gTCCCAAAGGGGAACCTGGCATCCCAGGTGGTCCAGGGTCTCCTGGAATTCCAGGATTAAAAGGCAATATGGGAGATATGGGAATTCCAG GACCTCCAGGGCCAAAAGGCACATTGGGTAGTGTAGGTAGGCCAGGAACCCCAGGTCAGCCGGGAATtccaggcctccaagggcccaaaGGTGAACCAGGTTCAGCTGGCCTTGGACCACCAGGACTTAAGGGTCAAAAG GGTGAGTCAGGTCAGCCAGGATTCCCAGGAAATCAAGGACTTAAAGGAAACCCAGGACAACCTGGTCTACCAGGTTTACCAGGAATACCCGGGGAAAAGGGTGATCTTGGCCATCCAGGATTCCAAG GTCCCCCTGGTCTTCCCGGTCCTAAGGGTCTTGATGGAGGACCTGGTGCCCCAGGCCTCATGGGAGCTCCAGGTAGACCAGGGGAACCTGGTAGAGCAGGGCCACCTGGACTACTTGGAGAGAAGGGTCAGCCAGGTCGAGATGGAATCCCAGGACCAGCCGGAGTTAAAGGAGAACCAG GGCTTCCAGGTTTTGGTGGTCCTGGTCCTTCAGGTCTTCCAGGGCCACCAG GTGCTAAAGGAGACATAGGCCCCCCAGGTCCTGCTGGTAGTCCAGGTTTTCCTGGTCCTAAAGGAGACAACGGCCAGCCCGGTGGCCCAGGTCTTCCAGGTATTACTGGCCCCCCAGGGCCTTCAGGACAACCTCTGCAAGGTCCAAAAGGAGGCCAAGGACCTCCTGGACCACCTGGAAGATCAG GACCACCTGGTCCAGAGGGTCCCCGTGGACTCCCAGGAAATGGTGGTGTTAAAGGAGAGAAGGGTAATCCCGGCGCTCCCGGCCAGCCTGGCTtccctggtcagaaaggagattcTGGTTTTCAAGGGCCTCCG GGCAACCCTGGAAATCCTGGTGTTCCTGGTATCAAAGGAGACAATGGACTACCGGGCATTCCTGGATTCCCTG GACTAAAGGGAGAACCAGGACTGCCTGGACCAAGTGGCCTTACTGGAGATCCTGGCAACATTGGACAACCTG GGCTCCCTGGTGATCCTGCTATTGCTCCCCCTTCCTTAAGggtgaaaggagaaagaggacctcCTGGTCCAGCTGGCGTACCTGGGCCTCCAGGACCACGTGGTCCACCTGGTTCTGGTGGACAATCAG GCCCACCGGGTGAATCTGGAGATCCTGGTTCTCCTGGTGCTACTGGTTTCAACGGCCCACCTGGGAGGAAGGGAGACACTGGGCCCACTGGTCCACCTG gccagcgtggtgacatTGGCCCCCGTGGTTCAGATGGTCCACAAGGTCCCCCTGGCCCTCCAGGGTCAGTCTCAGCATCCCACGGTTTCCTCATCACCAGACACAGCCAGACTGATGAACTGCCCTCATGTCCAACTGGGACTAGCTCTATCTATGAAGGTTACTCTTTGCTGTATGTGCAGGGCAACGAGAGGGCGCATGGACAGGACCTTG GCACAGCTGGCAGCTGCCTGAGTCGGTTCAGCCCCATGCCTTTCATGTTCTGTAACATCAACAACGTGTGCAGCTTTGCCTCCCGTAATGACTACTCCTATTGGCTGTCCACGCCAAAGCCCATGCCTATGTCCATGGAGGCGATCACTGGAGTGAGCATCGAGCCTTACATCAGCAg gtgtaggGTGTGTGAAGCTCCTGCTATGGTGATTGCCGTCCACAGTCAAACCATTCAAATTCCCACATGTCCTGAAAACTGGGAACCCCTGTGGATTGGATACTCATTTATGATG CACACCAGCGCAGGTGCAGAGGGGTCCGGTCAGGCTCTGGCCTCCCCCGGTTCCTGTCTAGAGGAGTTCCGCAGCACTCCCTTCATTGAGTGCCACGGCAGAGGGTCGTGCAACTATTTCAGCAACTCCTACAGCTTTTGGCTGGCTACTGTAGAACGATCAGAGATGTTCAG GAAACCCCAGTCGGAGACCTTAAAGGCGGGCAACCTACGGTCACGCATTAGTCGTTGTGTGGTCTGCATGAAGAGGACGTAA